One window of Papaver somniferum cultivar HN1 chromosome 9, ASM357369v1, whole genome shotgun sequence genomic DNA carries:
- the LOC113307943 gene encoding protein N-terminal asparagine amidohydrolase-like codes for MIFVDGIPFSTGSSQGIEDLIALLEHPFLVSASNKLKAIPVMKVSVMEGFRGERSTPAKHVYVFQREYATVDPALVELVGTDEATTCVGIVIRNQKTGWTSIAHVDSPEVVDLGLTQMLSLLIDQNSNAELDVHIVGAFEDAVTNQTSGSSGSESELELYNHSIPLCSKIIEALQNKGNKFHIQTFCVLGHNTMRDSDGNVYPVFNGFMVETSSGSVRPASFDRSSRCPDEIVRRIRVTVSYSDPSWKGKLLETYDSHSDQYQIAPCSWNLRWKEYALSLQQLSDSDILLNCSTSPSAEGPDFVDNHRRLFDYLIQHPNWRETFPMRKPRIFKRTASGDWIKAE; via the exons ATGATCTTCGTTGATGGGATCCCTTTTTCAACTGGTTCATCTCAG GGAATTGAAGACTTGATTGCTTTGTTAGAACACCCATTTCTCGTGTCTGCTTCAAATAAATTGAAAGCTATTCCAGTGATGAAGGTTTCAGTTATGGAAGGGTTTAGAGGGGAGAGGTCAACACCGGCTAAGCATGTTTATGTTTTTCAAAGAGAGTATGCAACTGTTGATCCTGCTCTTGTGGAG TTGGTTGGAACAGATGAAGCTACCACGTGTGTGGGGATCGTCATTCGCAACCAGAAGACTGGATG GACCTCTATTGCCCATGTGGATTCTCCAGAGGTTGTTGATCTGGGTCTCACTCAGATGTTGTCATTACTCATTGATCAGAACTCAAATGCAGAGCTGGAT GTGCATATAGTCGGTGCCTTTGAAGATGCTGTAACCAAT CAAACCAGCGGAAGCAGTGGATCAGAAAGCGAATTGGAATTATATAATCACTCAATTCCTTTATGTTCAAAAATAATTGAAGCTTTGCAGAACAAAGGaaacaaatttcatatccaaaCATTTTGTGTATTAGGGCATAATACTATGCGAGATTCTGACGGAAATGTGTATCCTGTATTCAATGGGTTCATG GTAGAGACCTCCTCCGGGTCAGTGAGGCCTGCTAGTTTTGACAGAAGTTCAAGATGCCCAGATGAAATAGTTAGGAGGATCCGGGTGACTGTTTCATATTCAGATCCAAGTTGGAAGGGCAAGTTACTGGAGACGTATGATAGCCACAGTGACCAGTATCAGATCGCTCCCTGTTCTTG GAATCTTCGTTGGAAAGAATACGCTCTTTCTTTGCAACAACTTTCTGACTCCGATATCCTCCTCAATTGTTCTACTTCACCTTCTGCTGAGGGACCGGATTTCGTGGACAACCATAGAAG GTTGTTTGATTATTTGATCCAACACCCGAATTGGAGAGAAACATTTCCTATGAGGAAACCACGCATCTTCAAGAGAACTGCCAGTGGAGATTGGATTAAGGCCGAGTAG